One genomic window of Solanum stenotomum isolate F172 chromosome 9, ASM1918654v1, whole genome shotgun sequence includes the following:
- the LOC125878024 gene encoding uncharacterized protein LOC125878024, with product MAAKNSDEPEGVYELTFGFIDEGIEFQSCENSLKLNISYSSGEILMDEEEEEDGNVNYSEENKAFWASQEELLKTTLCRTTSFESKVRKSTKEALKELKFTSFNCSCRKMVSDGCRKCMQREISNRLTNEGYNCFICKSKWKSTPEIPSGEYTYMEVVAHASSKKGEMKVIIELNFRGEFEMARANEGYNCLVEQLPEVYVGKIERLRNLIKILCCASKKCMKEKKMHLAPWRKHKYMQAKYLGLPEIKSETIFPVNNFRRLPRPSGSMLTLICLIA from the exons ATGGCCGCAAAGAATTCAGATGAACCCGAAGGCGTTTATGAGTTGACTTTTGGGTTCATAGACGAAGGGATCGAGTTTCAATCATGTGAAAATTCGTTAAAATTGAATATTAGTTATAGTAGCGGAGAGATATTAATGGacgaagaggaggaggaggatggAAATGTTAACTATAGTGAAGAAAACAAAGCGTTTTGGGCATCACAAGAAGAGCTTCTTAAg acAACATTGTGTAGGACaacttcttttgagtcaaaagttagaaaatcaacaaaagagGCTTTAAAAGAATTGAAATTCACAAGTTTCAATTGTAGCTGCCGGAAAATGGTATCCGATGGTTGCCGGAAATGTATGCAAAGAGAAATCTCCAATCGACTTACAAACGAAGGTTATAATTGCTTCATTTGCAAGTCAAAGTGGAAAAGCACACCCGAAATACCTTCAG GTGAATACACATACATGGAAGTGGTGGCACACGCAAGTTCAAAAAAAGGTGAAATGAAGGTGATTATAGAATTAAATTTTCGAGGAGAATTCGAAATGGCACGAGCTAACGAAGGGTATAATTGTCTAGTTGAACAGTTGCCGGAAGTATACGTCGGAAAAATCGAAAGGCTTcgaaatttaataaaaatattatgttgtgcttCTAAAAAATgcatgaaggaaaaaaaaatgcatttggCTCCATGGAGGAAGCATAAGTACATGCAAGCTAAATATCTCGGCTTGCCGGAAATTAAGTCGGAGACAATTTTTCCGGTGAATAATTTCCGGCGGTTGCCAAGGCCAAGTGGTTCAATGCTGACTTTGATTTGCTTGATAGCTTGA